A stretch of the Perca fluviatilis chromosome 17, GENO_Pfluv_1.0, whole genome shotgun sequence genome encodes the following:
- the rapgef1b gene encoding rap guanine nucleotide exchange factor 1b isoform X8 — MSGKIESKQDSQRSHLSSFTMKLMDKFHSPKIKRTPSSKKGKQLQPEPAAKSTEKPANKKVSRLEEHEKEVVSALRYFKTIVDKMVVEKKVLEMLPGSASKVLEAILPLVQVEARIQHSSALSSCHNRVYQSLANLIRWADQVMLDGIDLEDKENVASVTSVIKAVLDGVKELVKLTIEKQEQPSPTTPNKPAPPATTAESSVSSEMPLIDREPEVSKKKTAPAATPAEAASDIPEEDVAPPKPPLPEAKMAELRAQLSADAGQRRPSQKENPPPALPPKKRQSAPSPTRVAVVAPMSRGSSLPCSVHRQQQDFEQEFLQRRFSGGSQSYGGDSPRLSPCSSMGKLSKSDEQLSSMEQDSGQCSRNTSCETLDNTENYDPDYDFLHQDLSAGENLPPIPVGGCLSPLPESHSESSSPVPGQHPSHPRFSAPPAQQQPEYWTPQPNQTNPVQSYRVSAPPALPQKKRRGTQPFPDVGSRVLYERYPSQYDNLSEEELHPTPPFPLFTPISPMPQTNGGVFVTQYIASENADVPASPPPLPEKKSRNILQYMQFVEDYSEPQPSMFYQMPQSESIYEQRNKRFQEVYGFNDSFSSTDSVHEPVLPPALPPKQRQLASHSSSPSSSSSSSLSCHLQPSVAAMEEAGSGLGLSMSVSNSYLIGQASLTAPTSESANDEGGEGEYVNLYSSSQANGELPLSLRETITADNVLQDPTPQMPKTNSKEALDKERRQKSTESAGSDEEDVDELSLIDHKEIMSRITLKQENDDGPDVRAGSGDILLVHATETDRKDLVLYCEAFLTTYRTFITPEDLIKKLHYRYTRFCHSPDTFKKRVSKNTFFVLVRVVDELCLVELTEDILKQLMDLVFTLVCNGELSLARVLRKNILDKVEQRKLLRYTNSLKPLAARGVSARPGTLHDFRSHEIADQLTLLDAELFYKIEIPEVLLWAKEQNEEKSPNLTQFTEHFNNMSYWVRSLIIQQEKAQDREKLLLKFIKIMKHLRKLNNFNSYLAILSALDSAPIRRLEWQKQTSEGLEEYCTLIDSSSSFRAYRAALAEVEPPCIPYLGLILQDLTFVHLGNPDLIDGKVNFSKRWQQFNILDSMRRFQQVHYELKRNEDIVCFFNDFSDHLAEEALWELSLKIKPRNITRRKTEREEKT; from the exons ACTCGCAACGGTCCCATCTGTCCTCTTTCACCATGAAACTGATGGACAAGTTCCACTCTCCCAAGATCAAGAGGACTCCATCCTCAAAGAAGGGCAAGCAACTGCAGCCCGAGCCAGCAGCCAAGAGCACCGAGAAACCTGCGAACAAG aagGTTAGTCGGCTGGAAGAACACGAGAAGGAGGTGGTCAGTGCCCTGCGCTACTTCAAGACAATCGTGGACAAAATGGTCGTGGAGAAAAAGGTGCTGGAGATGCTTCCGGGTTCGGCCAGCAAGGTGCTTGAAGCCATCCTGCCTCTGGTTCAGGTAGAGGCCCGGATACAGCACAG TTCGGCGCTATCTTCCTGCCATAACCGTGTGTATCAGAGCCTGGCCAACCTTATCCGTTGGGCAGACCAGGTGATGCTGGATGGTATCGACTTGGAGGACAAGGAGAATGTGGCGTCTGTCACCAGCGTCATCAAAGCCGTGCTGGATGGAGTAAAG GAATTGGTGAAGCTGACCATAGAGAAACAGGAGCAGCCATCGCCCACCACCCCGAACAAACCAGCACCACCTGCTACCACAGCAGAGAG CAGCGTGTCATCGGAGATGCCCTTGATAGATCGGGAGCCGGAGGTGTCGAAAAAAAAGACGGCTCCGGCAGCTACTCCCGCAGAGGCTGCCTCAGACATACCAGAAGAGGACGTGGCCCCTCCCAAACCCCCGCTTCCTGAAGCCAAAATGGCAGAGCTCAG AGCACAGTTGAGTGCTGACGCTGGCCAAAGGAGACCCTCTCAGAAGGAGAA CCCTCCACCAGCTCTTCCCCCTAAGAAGCGCCAGTCGGCCCCTTCGCCTACACGGGTTGCAGTGGTCGCCCCAATGAGCCGCGGCTCCAGCCTGCCCTGCAGCGTCCACAGACAG CAGCAGGACTTTGAGCAGGAGTTCCTTCAGAGGCGTTTTTCTGGGGGGAGCCAGTCCTATGGGGGCGACTCTCCACGCCTGTCTCCATGCAGCAGCATGGGGAAACTTAGCAAGTCTGATGAACAGCTCTCCTCCATGGAGCAGGACAGTGGTCAGTGTTCTCGTAACACCTCCTGTGAGACGCTTG ACAACACAGAGAATTACGACCCGGATTATGACTTCCTCCACCAGGATTTGTCAGCTGGGGAGAACCTGCCCCCAATACCGGTAGGAGGGTGCCTGAGCCCCCTGCCTGAGTCTCACAGCGAGTCCTCTTCCCCGGTCCCCGGACAGCATCCATCACATCCCCGCTTCAGTGCTCCTCCAGCACAGCAGCAGCCAGAATACTGGACCCCGCAGCCTAATCAGACCAATCCCGTACAGTCCTACCGTGTCAGCGCGCCCCCTGCCCTTCCCCAGAAGAAGCGACGCGGCACCCAGCCTTTCCCTGACGTAGGGTCCAGGGTGCTGTATGAGCGCTACCCCTCCCAATACGACAACTTGTCAGAAGAGGAGCTCCACCCTACACCGCCATTCCCCCTTTTCACACCCATCTCACCCATGCCCCAGACAAATGGCGGCGTGTTCGTCACCCAGTACATAGCCAGCGAGAATGCAGATGTCCCCGCTAGCCCACCACCGCTGccagaaaagaaaagcagaaaca TCCTCCAGTACATGCAGTTTGTGGAAGACTACTCGGAGCCACAGCCCTCCATGTTCTACCAGATGCCACAGAGCGAGAGCATCTACGAGCAGCGCAACAAGCGCTTCCAGGAGGTCTACGGCTTCAACGACTCCTTCAGCAGCACCGACTCAGTCCACGAGCCGGTGCTGCCTCCAGCATTGCCCCCGAAACAAAGGCAGCTG GCCTCCCActcttcctccccctcttcctcctcctcttcttctctctcctgcCACCTCCAGCCGTCTGTAGCGGCCATGGAGGAGGCAGGCTCTGGGCTGGGCCTCAGCATGTCCGTTTCTAACTCCTACCTGATTGGCCAAGCTTCCTTGACCGCACCCACG AGCGAGAGCGCAAATGATGAGGGCGGGGAGGGGGAGTACGTCAACTTGTACTCATCCAGCCAGGCCAATGGGGAGCTGCCTCTCTCCCTCAGA GAAACCATCACAGCTGACAATGTACTTCAAGACCCCACCCCTCAGATGCCTAAGACCAACAGCAAAGAGGCTTTGGACAAGGAAAG gaggCAGAAGTCAACAGAGTCGGCTGGCAGCGATGAGGAAGACGTGGACGAGCTCTCCCTCATTGACCACAAGGAGATTATGAGCAGGATAACactaaaacaggaa AATGATGATGGCCCTGATGTTCGTGCTGGATCAGGAGATATTCTATTAGTCCATGCTACAGAAACCGATCGCAAAG ATCTTGTTTTGTACTGTGAAGCCTTTCTAACTACGTATAGGACTTTTATAACCCCCGAGGACCTCATTAAGAAGCTACACTACAG ATACACTAGGTTCTGCCACAGCCCGGACACCTTCAAGAAGCGAGTCAGCAAGAACACATTCTTTGTGCTGGTTCGTGTGGTGGATGAACTGTG CTTGGTGGAGCTGACAGAGGACATCTTGAAACAGCTGATGGACCTGGTGTTCACGCTGGTGTGCAATGGCGAGCTCAGCCTCGCCCGTGTGCTCCGCAAGAACATCCTGGATAAGGTGGAGCAGAGGAAGCTGCTGCGCTACACTAACTCCCTCAAGCCGCTCGCTGCCCGGGGGGTCTCTGCAAG GCCTGGAACTCTACATGACTTCCGCAGTCATGAGATCGCCGATCAGCTCACTCTTCTTGATGCTGAGCTCTTCTATAAAATTGAG ATTCCCGAGGTGCTGCTCTGGGCCAAGGAGCAGAATGAGGAGAAGAGTCCGAACCTGACTCAGTTCACAGAGCACTTTAACAACATGAGCTATTG GGTCCGCTCTTTGATAATTCAGCAGGAGAAAGCCCAAGACCGAGAGAAGCTGCTTCTCAAGTTCATCAAGATAATGAAG CACTTAAGAAAGTTGAATAATTTCAACTCCTACCTGGCAATACTGTCTGCCCTGGACTCTGCCCCCATCAGGAGATTGGAGTGGCAGAAACAGACCTCAGAG GGATTGGAGGAATATTGCACGTTGATTGACAGCTCCTCCTCCTTCCGAGCATACAGAGCTGCTCTGGCTGAGGTGGAGCCTCCATGCATCCCGTACCT GGGTCTCATTCTGCAGGACCTGACCTTCGTGCACCTGGGTAACCCTGACCTCATTGACGGGAAGGTCAATTTCTCCAAACGCTGGCAGCAGTTCAACATTCTAGACAGCATGCGGCGCTTTCAGCAAGT GCATTACGAGCTAAAGCGCAACGAAGACATTGTCTGTTTCTTCAACGACTTCAGCGACCACCTGGCAGAGGAGGCCTTGTGGGAGCTGTCGCTGAAGATCAAGCCCAGGAACATCACCAGGCGCAAGACGGAACGCGAGGAGAAGACATAG
- the rapgef1b gene encoding rap guanine nucleotide exchange factor 1b isoform X10 encodes MSGKIESKQDSQRSHLSSFTMKLMDKFHSPKIKRTPSSKKGKQLQPEPAAKSTEKPANKKVSRLEEHEKEVVSALRYFKTIVDKMVVEKKVLEMLPGSASKVLEAILPLVQVEARIQHSSALSSCHNRVYQSLANLIRWADQVMLDGIDLEDKENVASVTSVIKAVLDGVKELVKLTIEKQEQPSPTTPNKPAPPATTAESSVSSEMPLIDREPEVSKKKTAPAATPAEAASDIPEEDVAPPKPPLPEAKMAELRAQLSADAGQRRPSQKENPPPALPPKKRQSAPSPTRVAVVAPMSRGSSLPCSVHRQQQDFEQEFLQRRFSGGSQSYGGDSPRLSPCSSMGKLSKSDEQLSSMEQDSGQCSRNTSCETLDNTENYDPDYDFLHQDLSAGENLPPIPVGGCLSPLPESHSESSSPVPGQHPSHPRFSAPPAQQQPEYWTPQPNQTNPVQSYRVSAPPALPQKKRRGTQPFPDVGSRVLYERYPSQYDNLSEEELHPTPPFPLFTPISPMPQTNGGVFVTQYIASENADVPASPPPLPEKKSRNILQYMQFVEDYSEPQPSMFYQMPQSESIYEQRNKRFQEVYGFNDSFSSTDSVHEPVLPPALPPKQRQLSESANDEGGEGEYVNLYSSSQANGELPLSLRETITADNVLQDPTPQMPKTNSKEALDKERRQKSTESAGSDEEDVDELSLIDHKEIMSRITLKQENDDGPDVRAGSGDILLVHATETDRKDLVLYCEAFLTTYRTFITPEDLIKKLHYRYTRFCHSPDTFKKRVSKNTFFVLVRVVDELCLVELTEDILKQLMDLVFTLVCNGELSLARVLRKNILDKVEQRKLLRYTNSLKPLAARGVSARPGTLHDFRSHEIADQLTLLDAELFYKIEIPEVLLWAKEQNEEKSPNLTQFTEHFNNMSYWVRSLIIQQEKAQDREKLLLKFIKIMKHLRKLNNFNSYLAILSALDSAPIRRLEWQKQTSEGLEEYCTLIDSSSSFRAYRAALAEVEPPCIPYLGLILQDLTFVHLGNPDLIDGKVNFSKRWQQFNILDSMRRFQQVHYELKRNEDIVCFFNDFSDHLAEEALWELSLKIKPRNITRRKTEREEKT; translated from the exons ACTCGCAACGGTCCCATCTGTCCTCTTTCACCATGAAACTGATGGACAAGTTCCACTCTCCCAAGATCAAGAGGACTCCATCCTCAAAGAAGGGCAAGCAACTGCAGCCCGAGCCAGCAGCCAAGAGCACCGAGAAACCTGCGAACAAG aagGTTAGTCGGCTGGAAGAACACGAGAAGGAGGTGGTCAGTGCCCTGCGCTACTTCAAGACAATCGTGGACAAAATGGTCGTGGAGAAAAAGGTGCTGGAGATGCTTCCGGGTTCGGCCAGCAAGGTGCTTGAAGCCATCCTGCCTCTGGTTCAGGTAGAGGCCCGGATACAGCACAG TTCGGCGCTATCTTCCTGCCATAACCGTGTGTATCAGAGCCTGGCCAACCTTATCCGTTGGGCAGACCAGGTGATGCTGGATGGTATCGACTTGGAGGACAAGGAGAATGTGGCGTCTGTCACCAGCGTCATCAAAGCCGTGCTGGATGGAGTAAAG GAATTGGTGAAGCTGACCATAGAGAAACAGGAGCAGCCATCGCCCACCACCCCGAACAAACCAGCACCACCTGCTACCACAGCAGAGAG CAGCGTGTCATCGGAGATGCCCTTGATAGATCGGGAGCCGGAGGTGTCGAAAAAAAAGACGGCTCCGGCAGCTACTCCCGCAGAGGCTGCCTCAGACATACCAGAAGAGGACGTGGCCCCTCCCAAACCCCCGCTTCCTGAAGCCAAAATGGCAGAGCTCAG AGCACAGTTGAGTGCTGACGCTGGCCAAAGGAGACCCTCTCAGAAGGAGAA CCCTCCACCAGCTCTTCCCCCTAAGAAGCGCCAGTCGGCCCCTTCGCCTACACGGGTTGCAGTGGTCGCCCCAATGAGCCGCGGCTCCAGCCTGCCCTGCAGCGTCCACAGACAG CAGCAGGACTTTGAGCAGGAGTTCCTTCAGAGGCGTTTTTCTGGGGGGAGCCAGTCCTATGGGGGCGACTCTCCACGCCTGTCTCCATGCAGCAGCATGGGGAAACTTAGCAAGTCTGATGAACAGCTCTCCTCCATGGAGCAGGACAGTGGTCAGTGTTCTCGTAACACCTCCTGTGAGACGCTTG ACAACACAGAGAATTACGACCCGGATTATGACTTCCTCCACCAGGATTTGTCAGCTGGGGAGAACCTGCCCCCAATACCGGTAGGAGGGTGCCTGAGCCCCCTGCCTGAGTCTCACAGCGAGTCCTCTTCCCCGGTCCCCGGACAGCATCCATCACATCCCCGCTTCAGTGCTCCTCCAGCACAGCAGCAGCCAGAATACTGGACCCCGCAGCCTAATCAGACCAATCCCGTACAGTCCTACCGTGTCAGCGCGCCCCCTGCCCTTCCCCAGAAGAAGCGACGCGGCACCCAGCCTTTCCCTGACGTAGGGTCCAGGGTGCTGTATGAGCGCTACCCCTCCCAATACGACAACTTGTCAGAAGAGGAGCTCCACCCTACACCGCCATTCCCCCTTTTCACACCCATCTCACCCATGCCCCAGACAAATGGCGGCGTGTTCGTCACCCAGTACATAGCCAGCGAGAATGCAGATGTCCCCGCTAGCCCACCACCGCTGccagaaaagaaaagcagaaaca TCCTCCAGTACATGCAGTTTGTGGAAGACTACTCGGAGCCACAGCCCTCCATGTTCTACCAGATGCCACAGAGCGAGAGCATCTACGAGCAGCGCAACAAGCGCTTCCAGGAGGTCTACGGCTTCAACGACTCCTTCAGCAGCACCGACTCAGTCCACGAGCCGGTGCTGCCTCCAGCATTGCCCCCGAAACAAAGGCAGCTG AGCGAGAGCGCAAATGATGAGGGCGGGGAGGGGGAGTACGTCAACTTGTACTCATCCAGCCAGGCCAATGGGGAGCTGCCTCTCTCCCTCAGA GAAACCATCACAGCTGACAATGTACTTCAAGACCCCACCCCTCAGATGCCTAAGACCAACAGCAAAGAGGCTTTGGACAAGGAAAG gaggCAGAAGTCAACAGAGTCGGCTGGCAGCGATGAGGAAGACGTGGACGAGCTCTCCCTCATTGACCACAAGGAGATTATGAGCAGGATAACactaaaacaggaa AATGATGATGGCCCTGATGTTCGTGCTGGATCAGGAGATATTCTATTAGTCCATGCTACAGAAACCGATCGCAAAG ATCTTGTTTTGTACTGTGAAGCCTTTCTAACTACGTATAGGACTTTTATAACCCCCGAGGACCTCATTAAGAAGCTACACTACAG ATACACTAGGTTCTGCCACAGCCCGGACACCTTCAAGAAGCGAGTCAGCAAGAACACATTCTTTGTGCTGGTTCGTGTGGTGGATGAACTGTG CTTGGTGGAGCTGACAGAGGACATCTTGAAACAGCTGATGGACCTGGTGTTCACGCTGGTGTGCAATGGCGAGCTCAGCCTCGCCCGTGTGCTCCGCAAGAACATCCTGGATAAGGTGGAGCAGAGGAAGCTGCTGCGCTACACTAACTCCCTCAAGCCGCTCGCTGCCCGGGGGGTCTCTGCAAG GCCTGGAACTCTACATGACTTCCGCAGTCATGAGATCGCCGATCAGCTCACTCTTCTTGATGCTGAGCTCTTCTATAAAATTGAG ATTCCCGAGGTGCTGCTCTGGGCCAAGGAGCAGAATGAGGAGAAGAGTCCGAACCTGACTCAGTTCACAGAGCACTTTAACAACATGAGCTATTG GGTCCGCTCTTTGATAATTCAGCAGGAGAAAGCCCAAGACCGAGAGAAGCTGCTTCTCAAGTTCATCAAGATAATGAAG CACTTAAGAAAGTTGAATAATTTCAACTCCTACCTGGCAATACTGTCTGCCCTGGACTCTGCCCCCATCAGGAGATTGGAGTGGCAGAAACAGACCTCAGAG GGATTGGAGGAATATTGCACGTTGATTGACAGCTCCTCCTCCTTCCGAGCATACAGAGCTGCTCTGGCTGAGGTGGAGCCTCCATGCATCCCGTACCT GGGTCTCATTCTGCAGGACCTGACCTTCGTGCACCTGGGTAACCCTGACCTCATTGACGGGAAGGTCAATTTCTCCAAACGCTGGCAGCAGTTCAACATTCTAGACAGCATGCGGCGCTTTCAGCAAGT GCATTACGAGCTAAAGCGCAACGAAGACATTGTCTGTTTCTTCAACGACTTCAGCGACCACCTGGCAGAGGAGGCCTTGTGGGAGCTGTCGCTGAAGATCAAGCCCAGGAACATCACCAGGCGCAAGACGGAACGCGAGGAGAAGACATAG